One stretch of Cellulomonas wangsupingiae DNA includes these proteins:
- a CDS encoding PGPGW domain-containing protein, whose product MASWSDRWTRVRAQIDALPRPVRVVAVTVVGGTVVLTGVAMLVLPGPGILAILAGLALLATEFAWARRWLDRARAAGQAGVDKGREVWDRRRSAPDPVRATEPVDAPGPVEAQDPHDPQDPIGPVGASR is encoded by the coding sequence GTGGCGAGCTGGTCGGACCGGTGGACGCGCGTGCGTGCGCAGATCGACGCGCTGCCGCGTCCCGTGCGTGTCGTGGCGGTCACGGTCGTCGGCGGCACGGTGGTGCTCACGGGCGTGGCGATGCTCGTGCTGCCCGGGCCGGGCATCCTCGCGATCCTCGCGGGGCTCGCGCTGCTCGCGACGGAGTTCGCGTGGGCGCGGCGCTGGCTGGACCGTGCGCGGGCCGCGGGCCAGGCGGGCGTGGACAAGGGGCGTGAGGTGTGGGACCGGCGGCGGTCGGCCCCCGACCCGGTACGGGCGACGGAGCCGGTGGACGCGCCGGGGCCGGTCGAGGCGCAGGACCCCCACGACCCCCAGGACCCGATCGGCCCCGTCGGCGCGTCCCGCTGA
- a CDS encoding FAD-dependent oxidoreductase yields MSTSTTPHPVRRIVVVGGVAGGMSAAARARRLDEHAHIVVLEQSAYVSFASCGLPYHLSGEIADREALLLHTPQSLAAALALDVRTGSRVTAVDTAARTVTVATADGEYVLGYDALLLAPGAVAVRPPVEGLDHPSVHALRTVPDLDALNERVARLVADRTAGAPAPAAVVVGAGLIGLEAVEALTTRGLQVHLVELADHVLPPLDPELAPLLAGELRDHGVGLHLGVAARAVTPRGDDGAVTVTLSDGTELAADVVVVNVGVRPASDLAREAGLALGPTGAIRVDADQRTSDPHVWAVGDAVEVTQAVTGAVGPVPLAGPANRQGRRAADSMVGHRTTPQAPVLGTAIVRVFGLTAAVTGPNQAALTRAGIAHEVVRIHPGHHAGYFPGTEQVHLVATFAPDGRLLGAQGVGRAGVDKRIDVLATALRAGMTADDLAELELAYAPPYGSAKDPVNMLGFVAQNVLDGTTPQWHPDELDAARADTLVLDVRQPAEFARGHVPEALNVPHTELRGRLDEVRAAAAGRPVSVHCASGVRSHIATRVLLAAGLDARNLSGGWLTLSAVHPHLAHPAAGATR; encoded by the coding sequence ATGTCCACCAGCACCACGCCACACCCCGTCCGACGCATCGTCGTCGTCGGAGGCGTCGCCGGCGGCATGAGCGCCGCCGCACGCGCCCGCCGTCTGGACGAGCACGCGCACATCGTCGTCCTCGAGCAGTCCGCCTACGTGTCGTTCGCCAGCTGCGGCCTGCCGTACCACCTGTCCGGCGAGATCGCCGACCGCGAGGCGCTCCTGCTCCACACCCCGCAGTCCCTCGCCGCGGCCCTGGCGCTCGACGTGCGCACCGGCAGCCGGGTGACGGCCGTCGACACCGCCGCCCGCACGGTCACCGTCGCCACCGCGGACGGCGAGTACGTCCTGGGCTACGACGCCCTGCTGCTGGCCCCCGGTGCCGTCGCCGTGCGACCGCCCGTCGAGGGCCTGGACCATCCGTCGGTGCACGCGCTGCGCACGGTCCCCGACCTGGACGCGCTGAACGAGCGTGTGGCACGGCTGGTCGCGGACCGCACCGCGGGAGCACCCGCACCCGCCGCCGTCGTCGTCGGGGCCGGTCTCATCGGGCTCGAGGCCGTCGAGGCGCTGACCACCCGCGGCCTGCAGGTGCACCTCGTCGAGCTCGCGGACCACGTGCTGCCGCCGCTCGACCCGGAGCTCGCCCCGCTGCTGGCCGGCGAGCTGCGCGACCACGGCGTGGGTCTGCACCTGGGTGTCGCGGCGCGCGCCGTCACCCCCCGCGGGGACGACGGCGCCGTCACGGTCACCCTGTCCGACGGCACCGAGCTGGCGGCCGACGTGGTCGTCGTCAACGTCGGCGTCCGTCCCGCGAGCGACCTGGCCCGCGAGGCGGGCCTCGCGCTCGGCCCGACGGGCGCGATCCGCGTCGACGCCGACCAGCGCACGTCCGACCCGCACGTGTGGGCCGTCGGCGACGCCGTCGAGGTCACGCAGGCCGTCACCGGCGCCGTCGGCCCCGTGCCCCTGGCCGGGCCCGCCAACCGGCAGGGCCGGCGGGCCGCCGACTCGATGGTCGGCCACCGCACCACCCCCCAGGCGCCGGTGCTCGGCACCGCGATCGTGCGGGTCTTCGGCCTCACCGCCGCGGTGACCGGACCGAACCAGGCGGCCCTGACCCGCGCGGGCATCGCCCACGAGGTGGTCCGCATCCACCCCGGCCACCACGCCGGCTACTTCCCCGGCACCGAGCAGGTCCACCTGGTGGCGACCTTCGCCCCCGACGGGCGCCTGCTGGGCGCCCAGGGCGTGGGCCGCGCGGGCGTCGACAAGCGCATCGACGTGCTGGCCACGGCCCTGCGTGCCGGCATGACCGCCGACGACCTGGCCGAGCTCGAGCTCGCGTACGCACCGCCCTACGGCTCGGCGAAGGACCCGGTGAACATGCTGGGGTTCGTCGCGCAGAACGTCCTGGACGGCACGACGCCGCAGTGGCACCCCGACGAGCTCGACGCCGCCCGGGCCGACACGCTCGTGCTCGACGTGCGCCAGCCCGCGGAGTTCGCCCGCGGCCACGTCCCCGAGGCGCTCAACGTCCCGCACACCGAGCTGCGCGGGCGCCTCGACGAGGTCCGGGCGGCTGCTGCCGGCCGGCCGGTGAGCGTCCACTGCGCCAGCGGCGTGCGCTCCCACATCGCCACCCGCGTGCTCCTGGCCGCCGGGCTCGACGCCCGCAACCTGTCCGGCGGCTGGCTGACGCTCAGCGCCGTCCACCCCCACCTGGCGCACCCGGCTGCGGGCGCCACCCGCTGA
- a CDS encoding metal-sensitive transcriptional regulator, producing the protein MELDPDEMTKVGNRLRRAQGQLTAVVRMLDEGRSCEEVVTQLSAVSRALDRAGFAIIASGMRQCLVQDASAAGDGQAPTLDVQKLEKLFLSLA; encoded by the coding sequence ATGGAGCTCGACCCGGACGAGATGACGAAGGTCGGCAACCGCCTGCGGCGCGCGCAGGGACAGCTCACGGCGGTGGTCCGGATGCTCGACGAGGGCCGCAGCTGCGAGGAGGTCGTCACGCAGCTCTCGGCCGTCTCACGTGCGCTGGACCGCGCCGGGTTCGCGATCATCGCGTCGGGGATGCGGCAGTGCCTCGTGCAGGACGCGTCGGCGGCCGGGGACGGGCAGGCTCCCACGCTCGACGTGCAGAAGCTGGAGAAGCTCTTCCTGTCCCTGGCCTGA
- a CDS encoding alpha/beta hydrolase: protein MTTLHRTRGLALLSATLLTSALAAPAALAAPPPAPTVAATAPAQVEAPVPALDWQPCGAGLEPFLCASARVPRDYDRPHGATTTIALTLLPASGDPAQRIGTLFTNPGGPGGSGVQFVQQAAPYAYHPDVLARFDVLGFDPRAVAASDPATCFRTQAEEAASPLLLQPYPITGRDEARFTLEGVALAARCQVTSPLRFATASTANVARDMDLLRQAVGDEQLHYAGYSYGTYLGATYARLFPERVGRFLLDGTVDPVAWSGTGTGDAAPSVPLGIRIRQGFGSHETFGEFTRLCAEAGPEACPLAALGDPATVAYETFDRLATDPVEVPLPDGTTILVTQQIAVAATYQSLYSPAGWADLAGLLAALAVPEPDPATVASAATGTRSLLGARLRGEDYPSIGGALASLCVDTASNGRVDRYPRLVDAHAEAAPYFGRFRGWVGLPCEAWKIEDGDAFTGPWQQTTTSPVLVVGTRFDPATPYRQTEPYRDLFPGGHLLTLDGWGHTALGKSVCVDEHITTYLVSGEPPADGTVCAPDSAPFGATPGARSATPRIDVPPGLPLW from the coding sequence ATGACCACCCTGCACCGGACCAGAGGGCTCGCCCTCCTGTCAGCCACGCTGCTCACCAGCGCCCTCGCCGCACCGGCGGCCCTGGCCGCCCCACCACCGGCGCCGACCGTCGCCGCGACGGCACCGGCACAGGTCGAGGCGCCCGTCCCGGCGCTCGACTGGCAGCCGTGTGGCGCCGGCCTCGAGCCGTTCCTGTGCGCGAGCGCCCGGGTCCCGCGCGACTACGACCGGCCGCACGGCGCCACGACGACGATCGCCCTGACGCTGCTGCCCGCGAGCGGCGACCCGGCGCAGCGCATCGGGACGCTGTTCACCAACCCCGGCGGCCCCGGCGGCAGCGGCGTGCAGTTCGTCCAGCAGGCCGCCCCGTACGCGTACCACCCGGACGTCCTGGCCCGCTTCGACGTCCTCGGGTTCGACCCGCGTGCCGTCGCGGCGTCCGACCCGGCGACGTGCTTCCGCACCCAGGCCGAGGAGGCCGCGTCCCCGCTGCTGCTGCAGCCGTACCCGATCACCGGCCGTGACGAGGCCCGGTTCACCCTCGAGGGCGTCGCGCTGGCGGCACGCTGCCAGGTCACCTCGCCGCTGCGGTTCGCGACCGCGTCGACCGCGAACGTCGCGCGCGACATGGACCTGCTGCGCCAGGCCGTCGGCGACGAGCAGCTGCACTACGCCGGTTACAGCTACGGCACGTACCTGGGCGCCACCTACGCCCGGTTGTTCCCCGAGCGCGTCGGGCGCTTCCTGCTCGACGGGACGGTCGACCCGGTCGCGTGGAGCGGCACGGGTACGGGTGACGCGGCGCCGTCGGTGCCCCTCGGCATCCGCATCCGGCAGGGGTTCGGGTCGCACGAGACGTTCGGGGAGTTCACGCGGCTGTGCGCGGAGGCGGGGCCGGAGGCGTGCCCGCTGGCGGCGCTCGGGGACCCCGCGACCGTCGCCTACGAGACGTTCGACCGGCTCGCGACCGACCCGGTCGAGGTGCCGCTGCCCGACGGCACGACCATCCTCGTCACGCAGCAGATCGCGGTCGCGGCGACGTACCAGTCGCTGTACTCCCCCGCCGGGTGGGCCGACCTCGCAGGCCTCCTGGCGGCGCTGGCCGTCCCGGAGCCCGACCCGGCCACGGTCGCGTCGGCCGCGACCGGCACCCGCTCCCTGCTCGGCGCGCGCCTGCGCGGGGAGGACTACCCGTCGATCGGCGGCGCGCTGGCCAGCCTGTGCGTCGACACCGCGTCCAACGGCCGGGTCGACCGCTACCCCCGCCTCGTCGACGCGCACGCCGAGGCGGCCCCGTACTTCGGGCGGTTCCGCGGCTGGGTCGGGCTGCCGTGCGAGGCGTGGAAGATCGAGGACGGTGACGCCTTCACCGGACCCTGGCAGCAGACGACGACCAGCCCGGTGCTCGTCGTCGGCACCCGCTTCGACCCCGCGACTCCGTACCGGCAGACCGAGCCGTACCGGGACCTGTTCCCCGGCGGCCATCTGCTCACGCTCGACGGGTGGGGCCACACCGCGCTCGGCAAGAGCGTGTGCGTCGACGAGCACATCACCACGTACCTGGTGAGCGGTGAGCCGCCCGCCGACGGCACGGTGTGCGCACCGGACAGCGCCCCGTTCGGGGCCACCCCGGGCGCTCGCAGCGCCACCCCGCGGATCGACGTCCCGCCGGGGCTGCCGCTCTGGTGA
- a CDS encoding response regulator, whose protein sequence is MTGTGAGQRRTRLVVVDDDALVRAGLRLMLDGARGIEVVGEAADGAGVVAVLDAHPTDVVLMDLRMPGVDGVEGTRRVCARSDPPAVVVLTTFDTDDEVVAALRAGASGYLLKDMAPDRIVAAVLAAAAGEPVLSPGIARRLMASAAASGGARARALGALGRLTAREREVAVGIGRGASNAQIAARLHVSVPTVKAHVTNVLLKLGLTNRTQVALLVAEAGED, encoded by the coding sequence ATGACCGGCACCGGCGCCGGGCAGCGGCGCACACGTCTCGTCGTCGTCGACGACGACGCCCTCGTGCGCGCCGGCCTGCGGCTCATGCTCGACGGCGCGCGCGGCATCGAGGTCGTCGGGGAGGCCGCCGACGGGGCCGGCGTCGTGGCCGTGCTGGACGCCCACCCCACCGACGTCGTGCTCATGGACCTGCGGATGCCGGGCGTCGACGGTGTGGAGGGCACGCGGCGCGTCTGCGCGCGCAGCGACCCGCCGGCCGTCGTGGTCCTGACGACCTTCGACACCGACGACGAGGTCGTCGCCGCCCTGCGTGCGGGCGCGTCCGGCTACCTGCTCAAGGACATGGCGCCCGACCGCATCGTCGCCGCCGTGCTCGCCGCGGCCGCGGGTGAGCCCGTCCTGTCCCCGGGCATCGCGCGCCGGCTGATGGCGTCGGCCGCCGCCAGCGGCGGCGCACGCGCCCGGGCGCTCGGCGCGCTGGGCAGGCTCACCGCGCGCGAGCGCGAGGTGGCGGTCGGCATCGGACGCGGGGCGAGCAACGCGCAGATCGCGGCCCGGCTGCACGTGAGCGTCCCGACCGTGAAGGCGCACGTGACGAACGTGCTGCTCAAGCTCGGTCTGACGAACCGGACGCAGGTGGCCCTGCTGGTCGCCGAGGCGGGCGAGGACTGA
- a CDS encoding sensor histidine kinase, whose amino-acid sequence MSTSSGTAACGPDGQPALGSPQRDPGARVLPWPWLGAAWAAVAVLTLLALVPWLQQDASPLRALDVAVAVAALVLLPALWTRWSVPAALVLAALAAVSGAATPASTVATLQVARWRGIRTALPVAAAGFAGHAVLALWRPVGLPLGWWLLCDLAVHAALLGWGAYGRARAALVRSLRERAWRAEAEQERRVEEARLVERTRIAREMHDTLAHRLSLLATTAGALEYRPDAPPERLAAAAALVRQGVSSALDDLRDVVRVLREEPTVPGAPRAPAPRPGVRDVARLVDEARAVGQDVTLEATGDDDPPPAVATAVYRAAQEGLTNARRHAPGSRVVVRVDLSPGVVRLRVGDDGASGPGVPVGPGSGTGLVGLRERVGLVGGHVEAYPQGRGFVLDVRIPWQA is encoded by the coding sequence ATGAGCACGTCATCCGGCACCGCCGCCTGCGGCCCTGACGGACAGCCCGCCCTCGGGTCGCCGCAGCGGGATCCCGGCGCGCGCGTCCTGCCGTGGCCGTGGCTCGGGGCCGCGTGGGCCGCGGTCGCGGTCCTCACGCTGCTCGCGCTCGTCCCATGGCTCCAGCAGGACGCGTCGCCGCTGCGCGCGCTCGACGTCGCGGTCGCCGTGGCGGCCCTCGTCCTGCTCCCGGCGCTGTGGACGCGCTGGTCCGTGCCCGCCGCCCTGGTCCTCGCCGCGCTCGCGGCCGTCTCGGGCGCCGCCACCCCGGCATCGACCGTGGCGACGCTGCAGGTGGCGCGGTGGCGCGGCATCCGCACGGCGCTGCCGGTCGCCGCCGCCGGGTTCGCGGGGCACGCCGTGCTGGCGCTGTGGCGACCCGTCGGGCTGCCGCTGGGCTGGTGGCTGCTGTGCGACCTGGCGGTGCACGCGGCGCTCCTCGGGTGGGGCGCCTACGGGCGGGCCCGCGCCGCGCTGGTCCGCTCGCTGCGGGAGCGGGCGTGGCGCGCCGAGGCGGAGCAGGAGCGCCGCGTCGAGGAGGCCCGGCTCGTCGAGCGCACCCGGATCGCGCGCGAGATGCACGACACCCTCGCCCACCGGCTGTCCCTGCTCGCGACGACGGCCGGCGCGCTGGAGTACCGGCCCGACGCGCCGCCGGAGCGCCTCGCGGCCGCTGCGGCGCTCGTCCGGCAGGGCGTGAGCTCGGCGCTGGACGACCTGCGGGACGTCGTGCGCGTGCTCCGTGAGGAGCCGACCGTGCCCGGCGCGCCTCGCGCGCCGGCACCCCGCCCGGGGGTCCGTGACGTCGCGCGCCTGGTCGACGAGGCGAGGGCCGTCGGCCAGGACGTCACGCTGGAGGCGACGGGTGACGACGACCCGCCCCCGGCGGTGGCGACCGCGGTGTACCGGGCCGCCCAGGAAGGGCTGACCAACGCGCGTCGTCACGCCCCCGGAAGTCGCGTGGTGGTGCGGGTCGACCTGTCGCCCGGCGTGGTCCGCCTGCGGGTCGGCGACGACGGCGCGTCCGGCCCGGGCGTCCCGGTGGGGCCGGGATCGGGCACCGGGCTCGTCGGCCTGCGGGAGCGGGTGGGGCTGGTGGGCGGGCACGTCGAGGCGTACCCGCAGGGACGGGGATTCGTGCTCGACGTCCGCATACCGTGGCAGGCATGA
- a CDS encoding DUF6069 family protein: MTTSGNVTGRRATPAGTPRRLPRGAVPVVAAVAAAAVWWVGDATGVTLAARSGAATRTVGVVDVVVAAVVVALLGWAVRALVARSRRGRPGNGERAWFVLCGVVLLVSLLGPLGGTTPGAVAVLLAEHVAVGAVVALGLRR, from the coding sequence ATGACCACGTCAGGGAACGTCACCGGCCGCAGGGCCACGCCGGCCGGGACCCCGCGCCGGCTGCCACGAGGGGCCGTCCCCGTCGTGGCAGCGGTCGCCGCCGCCGCCGTGTGGTGGGTGGGCGACGCCACGGGCGTCACCCTCGCCGCTCGCTCGGGCGCTGCGACCCGGACGGTCGGCGTGGTCGACGTCGTCGTGGCGGCCGTCGTCGTGGCGCTCCTGGGCTGGGCCGTGCGGGCGCTCGTGGCGCGCTCGCGGCGCGGGCGCCCGGGCAACGGCGAGCGCGCCTGGTTCGTCCTGTGCGGCGTCGTCCTGCTGGTCTCGCTGCTCGGCCCGCTGGGCGGCACGACGCCCGGCGCCGTCGCGGTGCTGCTGGCCGAGCACGTCGCGGTGGGCGCGGTCGTCGCGCTGGGGC